A single Streptomyces sp. 2114.4 DNA region contains:
- a CDS encoding PLP-dependent cysteine synthase family protein: MPSGAVAGSPASIEPVAGTPMPTVDGDRTDPAYRSWLKEAVRKVQADANRTADTHLLRFPLPEEWGIDLYLKDESTHPTGSLKHRLARSLFLYGLCNGWIRPGKPVIESSSGSTAVSEAYFASLIGVPFIAVMPATTSREKTRLIEFHGGTCHLVQDPRTVYEVSARLAAESGGHYMDQFTYAERATDWRGNNNIAESIYQQLRLERYPEPAWIVATAGTGGTSATIARYVHYMQYDTRVCVPDPENSCFFDGWLTGDAQTDCATASRIEGIGRPRMEPSFVPGAIDRMMKVPDAASIAAVRALETAIGRKAGGSTGTGLWSALKIVAEMVAEGQRGSVVTLLCDPGDRYLDKYYSDDWLASQGLDITPYARTLDTFLATGSWPV; encoded by the coding sequence ATGCCGTCCGGGGCCGTGGCCGGTTCCCCGGCGTCCATCGAGCCCGTCGCCGGTACTCCGATGCCGACCGTGGACGGCGACCGCACGGATCCGGCCTACCGGAGCTGGCTCAAAGAAGCCGTCCGCAAGGTCCAGGCGGACGCCAACCGCACCGCCGACACCCACCTCCTGCGCTTCCCGCTGCCGGAGGAGTGGGGCATCGACCTCTACCTCAAGGACGAGTCGACACACCCCACCGGAAGCCTCAAGCACCGACTGGCCCGCTCGCTGTTCCTCTACGGGCTGTGCAACGGCTGGATCCGGCCGGGGAAGCCCGTCATCGAGTCCTCCAGCGGTTCCACGGCCGTGTCCGAGGCGTACTTCGCCTCGCTCATCGGAGTGCCGTTCATCGCGGTGATGCCGGCCACCACGAGCCGTGAGAAGACCCGGCTGATCGAGTTCCACGGCGGCACCTGCCACCTGGTGCAGGATCCGCGGACCGTGTACGAGGTCTCCGCCCGGCTCGCCGCGGAGTCCGGCGGGCATTACATGGACCAGTTCACCTACGCGGAACGGGCCACGGACTGGCGTGGCAACAACAACATCGCCGAGTCGATCTACCAGCAGCTGCGGCTCGAACGCTATCCCGAGCCCGCCTGGATCGTGGCGACCGCGGGCACCGGCGGCACCTCCGCGACCATCGCCCGCTATGTCCACTACATGCAGTACGACACCCGCGTCTGCGTCCCCGACCCGGAGAACTCCTGTTTCTTCGACGGCTGGCTCACCGGCGACGCGCAGACCGACTGCGCCACCGCCTCCCGTATCGAGGGCATCGGGCGGCCCCGTATGGAACCGAGCTTCGTGCCCGGCGCGATAGACCGGATGATGAAGGTGCCGGACGCGGCCAGCATCGCCGCCGTACGCGCCCTGGAGACCGCGATCGGCCGCAAGGCGGGCGGCTCGACCGGCACGGGGCTGTGGAGCGCCCTGAAGATCGTCGCGGAGATGGTCGCCGAGGGCCAACGGGGGTCGGTCGTCACCCTGCTGTGCGACCCCGGTGACCGCTACCTCGACAAGTACTACTCCGACGACTGGCTGGCCTCCCAGGGGCTGGACATCACGCCCTACGCACGCACTCTCGACACGTTCCTGGCCACCGGTTCCTGGCCCGTCTGA
- a CDS encoding phosphotriesterase: MRTVLGDIDPAGLGVCDAHDHLFLRSPQLPGQELDDPAAAAAELRAFRAAGGSAVIQWTPYGMGRGARELPRLARESGVHIVAATGLHQAAHYAPEVLERHRSGPAELFVTELTEGIGGTGPRAGMIKVAGGFHGLDAHARHTMAAAAEAQRATGAVIGVHLELGTGAPAVLDLLCGELAVPPDRVILGHLNRSPDLVAHRTAAEAGAYLAFDGPSRAHHATDWRLPEALASLAEAGFGDRILLGGDTTTAGARSVNGGPGMPHLLRRHRERLEIALGKDLVTHFLTANPARAFAADWARAPGTPHRSRETRRAPTA; the protein is encoded by the coding sequence ATCCGTACGGTCCTGGGCGACATCGATCCCGCCGGTCTCGGCGTCTGTGACGCACACGATCACCTCTTCCTGCGCAGCCCTCAGTTGCCGGGCCAGGAACTGGACGACCCCGCGGCCGCGGCCGCCGAACTGCGCGCCTTCCGCGCGGCCGGCGGTTCGGCGGTGATCCAGTGGACGCCGTACGGCATGGGCCGGGGCGCCCGGGAACTCCCCCGGCTGGCACGGGAGTCGGGAGTGCACATCGTCGCCGCCACCGGACTGCACCAGGCGGCCCACTACGCACCCGAGGTGCTGGAGCGGCATCGCTCCGGGCCGGCCGAACTGTTCGTCACCGAACTGACCGAAGGAATCGGCGGCACCGGCCCGCGCGCCGGGATGATCAAGGTCGCCGGCGGCTTCCACGGTCTGGACGCGCACGCCCGGCACACCATGGCAGCGGCCGCCGAGGCCCAGCGGGCGACCGGTGCGGTCATCGGCGTCCATCTGGAGCTGGGCACCGGCGCGCCGGCCGTACTCGACCTGCTCTGCGGCGAGTTGGCGGTCCCGCCGGACCGGGTGATCCTCGGCCACCTCAACCGCTCACCGGACCTCGTCGCCCATCGGACGGCCGCGGAGGCCGGGGCCTACCTGGCGTTCGACGGCCCCTCGCGGGCCCATCACGCGACCGACTGGCGCCTCCCCGAGGCGCTGGCCTCGCTCGCCGAGGCGGGCTTCGGCGACCGGATCCTGCTGGGCGGCGACACCACGACGGCCGGCGCCCGGTCGGTGAACGGCGGCCCCGGCATGCCCCATCTGCTGCGCCGCCACCGGGAACGTCTCGAAATCGCCCTGGGAAAGGACCTGGTGACACACTTCCTGACGGCGAACCCGGCCCGCGCCTTCGCCGCCGACTGGGCGCGGGCCCCGGGGACACCGCACCGAAGCCGGGAAACACGGCGGGCGCCTACAGCGTGA
- a CDS encoding DeoR/GlpR family DNA-binding transcription regulator: MSDNQNLLAEQRRALILDEIRRRGGVRVNELTRKLNVSDMTVRRDLDALARQGMVEKVHGGAVPVSEPSAHEPGFEVKSALELSAKEDIAKAAAEMAAPGSAIALAGGTTAFALAQQLLDVPDLTVVTNSVRVADVFYGAQRAAAGGGAGPRAGAATVVLTGGVRTPSDTLVGPVADAAIRSLHFDVLFLGVHGISVEAGLSTPNLAEAETNRHFVRSARRVVVVADHTKWGTVGLSSFATLDQVEVLVTDAGLSAEARAEFAELPPELVVAGEPLTGTDM, from the coding sequence GTGAGCGACAACCAAAACCTCCTCGCGGAGCAGCGGCGTGCCCTGATTCTCGACGAGATCAGGCGGCGCGGAGGGGTGCGGGTCAATGAACTCACCCGCAAGCTGAACGTCTCGGACATGACGGTCCGCCGTGATCTGGACGCCCTGGCCCGCCAGGGCATGGTGGAGAAGGTGCACGGCGGCGCGGTACCGGTCAGCGAGCCGAGCGCGCACGAGCCCGGTTTCGAGGTGAAGTCGGCGCTGGAGCTGAGCGCCAAGGAGGACATCGCCAAGGCGGCGGCCGAGATGGCGGCGCCGGGCAGCGCGATCGCGCTGGCGGGCGGCACGACCGCGTTCGCGCTGGCACAGCAGTTGCTGGACGTGCCGGATCTGACGGTGGTGACGAATTCGGTGCGGGTGGCCGATGTGTTCTACGGCGCGCAGCGGGCGGCGGCCGGCGGCGGCGCGGGCCCCCGCGCGGGCGCCGCGACCGTGGTGCTGACCGGCGGGGTGCGTACGCCGTCGGACACCCTCGTGGGCCCGGTGGCGGATGCCGCGATCCGGTCCCTGCACTTCGATGTGCTCTTCCTCGGGGTACACGGCATATCGGTGGAGGCGGGGCTGTCGACACCGAATCTGGCGGAGGCGGAGACCAACCGCCATTTCGTGCGGTCCGCGCGCCGGGTGGTGGTGGTCGCCGATCACACCAAGTGGGGCACGGTCGGCCTGAGTTCGTTCGCCACGCTGGATCAGGTGGAAGTGCTGGTGACGGATGCCGGGCTGTCGGCCGAGGCGCGCGCGGAGTTCGCCGAGCTGCCGCCGGAGCTGGTGGTGGCAGGCGAACCGTTGACCGGCACAGACATGTGA
- a CDS encoding MFS transporter: MPTLNKIRAALTKDWGRTPPADPHLTRLRIAITAFFAMDGFLFAGWVVRIPAIKAQTGADAGALGLALLGVSAGAVAFMMITGRLCRRFGSHAVTTASAAALALSIVLPPLTHSATALGLVLLVFGAAYGSLNVAMNSAAVDLISALRRPVMPSFHAAFSLGGMLGAGLGGLIAGSLSPTVHLLLLAAIGLLVTAVAGNSLRAHPAPAVPERLPAAQESGPRHGLTGRGRRLVLVFGLIALCTAYGEGAMADWGALHLSQDLGAGPGTSAAGYAVFALAMTLGRLSGTALVQRFGAARALIAGGTTATAGMLLGALAPSAGAACAGFAVAGLGLANIFPIAIARAGESGGPDGVAVASTVGYGGMLLGPPAIGFLAEAAGLPTALTTVALLAAVAAVIAYATRGAHRAGRA, translated from the coding sequence GTGCCGACACTAAACAAAATACGGGCGGCCCTGACGAAGGACTGGGGCCGCACTCCTCCCGCCGATCCGCACCTGACCCGCCTCCGCATCGCCATCACGGCCTTCTTCGCCATGGACGGCTTCCTCTTCGCCGGCTGGGTGGTCCGGATCCCCGCGATCAAGGCACAGACCGGCGCCGATGCGGGCGCCCTGGGACTCGCGCTGCTCGGCGTGTCGGCCGGCGCGGTCGCCTTCATGATGATCACTGGCAGGCTGTGCCGGCGGTTCGGCAGCCACGCCGTGACGACCGCCTCAGCGGCCGCCCTCGCGCTGAGCATCGTGCTGCCGCCGCTCACTCACTCGGCGACCGCGCTGGGACTGGTCCTGCTGGTCTTCGGCGCCGCGTACGGCTCGCTCAACGTCGCGATGAACAGCGCCGCGGTCGACCTCATCAGCGCGCTGCGGCGTCCCGTGATGCCCAGCTTCCACGCCGCCTTCAGCCTCGGCGGCATGCTCGGTGCGGGCCTCGGCGGGCTGATCGCGGGCAGTCTCTCCCCCACCGTTCACCTGCTGCTGCTCGCCGCGATCGGCCTGCTGGTGACGGCCGTTGCGGGGAACTCGCTGCGCGCGCACCCGGCCCCGGCCGTCCCCGAGCGGCTGCCGGCGGCGCAGGAGAGCGGGCCGCGGCACGGCCTGACGGGCCGCGGCCGCCGCCTGGTGCTGGTCTTCGGGCTGATCGCGCTGTGCACCGCGTACGGCGAGGGGGCCATGGCCGACTGGGGTGCGCTGCACCTCTCCCAGGACCTGGGTGCCGGACCGGGTACGTCCGCCGCCGGATATGCCGTGTTCGCGCTGGCGATGACCCTGGGGCGGCTGTCCGGGACCGCGCTCGTGCAGCGCTTCGGCGCGGCGCGGGCGCTGATCGCGGGCGGGACGACGGCGACCGCCGGCATGCTGCTGGGCGCGCTCGCCCCCTCGGCCGGGGCGGCCTGCGCCGGCTTCGCCGTGGCGGGCCTGGGGCTCGCCAACATCTTCCCGATCGCCATTGCCCGGGCCGGCGAGAGCGGCGGCCCGGACGGGGTCGCCGTGGCCTCCACCGTCGGCTACGGCGGCATGCTGCTCGGACCGCCCGCCATCGGCTTCCTCGCCGAGGCGGCCGGCCTGCCGACCGCCCTGACGACGGTGGCGCTGCTGGCCGCGGTCGCCGCGGTCATCGCGTACGCCACCCGCGGGGCGCACCGCGCCGGGCGGGCGTGA
- a CDS encoding PPOX class F420-dependent oxidoreductase, protein MIPEAVAHSPYVSLVTYRKSGTPVATPVWAVADGEELLVWTRDDSWKVKRLRNDGRVTVTPCDVRGRIAEGAQTVEGTGRLLEGKGELGRVRRAMAGKYGLRFRLMDSVGALVRGGKRPHVGISVTL, encoded by the coding sequence ATGATTCCCGAAGCGGTCGCGCACAGTCCTTACGTCAGCCTCGTTACGTACCGCAAGAGCGGAACGCCGGTGGCCACCCCGGTGTGGGCGGTGGCCGACGGGGAGGAACTGCTGGTGTGGACGCGGGACGACAGCTGGAAGGTGAAGCGGCTGCGCAACGACGGCCGGGTGACCGTCACCCCGTGCGATGTCCGGGGCCGGATCGCCGAGGGTGCGCAGACCGTCGAGGGCACCGGCCGGCTCCTGGAGGGGAAGGGCGAACTCGGCCGGGTGCGCCGGGCAATGGCGGGCAAATACGGGCTGCGCTTCCGGCTGATGGACAGCGTCGGTGCGCTGGTGCGCGGCGGAAAGCGCCCGCATGTGGGGATCTCGGTCACGCTGTAG
- a CDS encoding TetR/AcrR family transcriptional regulator gives MSTQDAPGAQASPGAQELPGTHRTPGTPAAPSAQERLVRSTQELLWERGYVGTSPKAILERAGVGQGSMYHHFTGKSGLALAAIRRTAEGMKAAAEECLSAPGTAYDRVAGYLLREREVLRGCPVGRMTQDRDVVRSAELRQPLDEMFGWLRGRIGDVLTEGQRRGELAPGLDPSATAATVAAVVQGGYVLARAADDTAPFDAAVRGVLSLLATQVTPGTGTTR, from the coding sequence ATGAGCACTCAGGATGCGCCCGGCGCGCAGGCATCACCCGGCGCCCAGGAGCTGCCCGGCACCCACCGCACCCCCGGCACCCCCGCCGCCCCCAGTGCTCAGGAACGCCTCGTGCGGAGCACCCAGGAGCTGCTGTGGGAGCGCGGGTACGTCGGCACCAGCCCCAAGGCGATCCTGGAGCGCGCAGGCGTCGGCCAGGGCAGCATGTACCACCACTTCACCGGCAAGTCCGGCCTCGCGCTGGCGGCGATCCGGCGCACCGCAGAGGGCATGAAGGCGGCCGCCGAGGAGTGTCTGAGCGCCCCCGGCACGGCGTACGACCGGGTCGCGGGCTATCTGCTGCGCGAGCGGGAGGTGCTGCGCGGCTGCCCGGTCGGCCGGATGACGCAGGACCGCGATGTGGTGCGCAGCGCCGAGCTGCGGCAGCCGCTGGACGAGATGTTCGGCTGGCTCCGGGGCCGGATCGGCGACGTCCTCACCGAGGGACAGCGGCGCGGCGAACTGGCCCCCGGACTGGACCCGTCGGCCACTGCGGCGACCGTCGCGGCCGTCGTCCAGGGCGGCTACGTCCTGGCCCGTGCTGCCGATGACACCGCGCCGTTCGACGCGGCCGTACGGGGCGTGCTCTCCCTGCTCGCCACACAGGTCACACCCGGCACGGGCACCACCCGCTGA
- a CDS encoding right-handed parallel beta-helix repeat-containing protein, which translates to MAQGSVQVTHSGTSRWRRRTGEYSSLAAALEAAGDGDVLTVPAGTYRENLVLVRAVTLRGPDGARGSVRIAPADGVALTVRASATVHDLHLEATDSASPALLVEDGAPELTGLRVVTRSASGIEVRGGARPTVRRCTVDNAGGVGISVLDGAGGVFEECEVLAAGQTGVAVRGGAHPRLENCRIHHASGAGLSVNGEGSAVEAVGCELYEIKGAGIQVASRATGHLTDCTVHRTSADGVTLDTDAVLTLADCDIHDVPENAVDLRSRSVLTLTRSTVRHFGRNGLSVWDPGTRVDANQCEIHDSTGDYPAVWVSDGATALLDSTRVHDVPDALFVLDRGSRADVVDCDLAQVRNTAVSVSDGATVQLDDCRIRDAATGAWFRDHGSGGTLANCTIDGAQTGVIVTKGADPTIEGCTVSSPAEAGFYVSAEGRGTFQGCRVTGSSGFGFHVIDGCRTALTRCRTERCARGGYEFAEGGAGQGDGPTVQDCTSDESRAVQTPAAGAVAAPTVQQATQTAGLLGNVPAQIPPPAAPAAPEPAVSSRPSDEVLGELDTLVGLESVKREVRSLINMIEVGRRRQEAGLKAASVRRHLVFTGSPGTGKTTVARLYGEILASLAVLERGHLVEVSRVDLVGEHIGSTAIRTQEAFDRARGGVLFIDEAYALSPEDSGRDFGREAIDTLVKLMEDHREAVVVIVAGYTAEMERFLAVNPGVASRFSRTITFGDYAPEELLRIVEQQGEEHEYRLAEGTGEALLKYFTALPKGPSFGNGRTARQTFEAMVERHAGRVAELAAPSTDDLSLLYPDDLPELP; encoded by the coding sequence ATGGCACAGGGCTCGGTCCAGGTGACGCACTCCGGAACGTCGCGTTGGCGACGCCGCACGGGGGAGTACAGCTCGCTCGCCGCCGCCCTGGAGGCCGCCGGGGACGGTGATGTGCTGACCGTCCCGGCCGGCACCTACCGCGAGAATCTGGTGCTGGTGCGCGCGGTGACCCTGCGCGGCCCGGACGGGGCACGCGGGTCGGTGCGGATCGCCCCGGCCGACGGCGTGGCGCTGACGGTGCGCGCCTCGGCCACCGTCCACGATCTGCATCTGGAGGCGACGGACTCCGCCTCGCCCGCGCTGCTGGTGGAGGACGGCGCCCCGGAGCTGACCGGTCTGCGGGTGGTGACCCGCTCGGCGTCCGGGATCGAGGTCCGCGGGGGCGCCCGCCCGACGGTGCGGCGCTGCACGGTCGACAACGCCGGCGGCGTCGGCATCAGCGTCCTGGACGGCGCGGGCGGCGTCTTCGAGGAGTGCGAGGTGCTGGCCGCCGGGCAGACCGGGGTCGCGGTGCGCGGCGGGGCCCATCCGCGGCTGGAGAACTGCCGGATCCACCATGCCTCGGGCGCCGGCCTGTCGGTCAACGGCGAGGGCAGCGCGGTCGAGGCGGTGGGCTGCGAGCTGTACGAGATCAAGGGCGCCGGGATCCAGGTGGCCTCGCGGGCCACCGGCCACCTCACCGACTGCACGGTGCACCGCACCTCCGCCGACGGCGTCACCCTGGACACCGATGCGGTGCTCACGCTCGCCGACTGCGACATCCACGACGTCCCGGAGAACGCGGTCGATCTGCGGTCGCGTTCGGTGCTGACGCTGACCCGCAGCACGGTCCGGCACTTCGGACGCAACGGTCTGTCCGTATGGGACCCGGGCACGCGAGTGGACGCCAACCAGTGCGAGATCCACGACAGTACGGGCGACTATCCGGCGGTATGGGTCAGTGACGGCGCCACCGCTCTGCTGGACTCGACGCGGGTGCACGATGTGCCGGACGCCCTGTTCGTGCTGGACCGGGGCTCCCGCGCCGATGTCGTGGACTGCGACCTCGCCCAGGTCCGCAACACCGCGGTGTCGGTCAGCGACGGGGCGACCGTGCAGCTCGACGACTGCCGGATCCGGGACGCGGCGACCGGTGCGTGGTTCCGCGACCACGGCAGCGGCGGCACGCTCGCCAACTGCACCATCGACGGGGCGCAGACCGGGGTGATCGTCACCAAGGGCGCGGACCCCACCATCGAGGGCTGCACGGTCAGTTCCCCGGCCGAGGCCGGTTTCTACGTCTCCGCCGAGGGCCGCGGCACCTTCCAGGGCTGCCGGGTCACCGGGAGTTCGGGGTTCGGCTTCCATGTGATCGACGGCTGCCGTACGGCGCTGACCCGGTGCCGTACGGAGCGGTGCGCGCGCGGCGGCTACGAGTTCGCCGAGGGCGGCGCCGGTCAGGGCGACGGGCCGACGGTCCAGGACTGCACCAGCGACGAGAGCCGCGCCGTGCAGACGCCGGCCGCGGGGGCGGTGGCGGCCCCCACGGTGCAGCAGGCCACGCAGACGGCAGGGCTGCTGGGCAACGTCCCGGCACAGATCCCGCCGCCGGCCGCCCCGGCCGCCCCGGAACCCGCCGTCAGCAGCCGGCCCTCCGACGAGGTGCTGGGCGAGCTGGACACCCTGGTGGGGCTGGAGAGCGTCAAGCGTGAGGTGCGCAGCCTGATCAACATGATCGAGGTGGGGCGCCGGCGGCAGGAGGCGGGTCTGAAGGCCGCGTCCGTCCGCCGCCACCTGGTGTTCACCGGCTCCCCCGGTACCGGCAAGACCACCGTGGCGCGGCTGTACGGCGAGATCCTGGCGTCCCTGGCGGTGCTGGAACGCGGGCATCTGGTCGAGGTGTCCCGGGTGGACCTGGTCGGCGAGCACATCGGGTCGACGGCGATCCGCACCCAGGAGGCGTTCGACCGGGCGCGCGGCGGAGTGCTGTTCATCGACGAGGCCTACGCCCTCTCCCCCGAGGACTCCGGGCGGGACTTCGGGCGGGAGGCCATCGACACCCTGGTGAAGCTGATGGAGGACCACCGGGAGGCCGTGGTGGTCATCGTGGCGGGCTACACCGCCGAGATGGAGCGCTTCCTGGCGGTCAACCCCGGTGTGGCGTCCCGTTTCTCCCGCACCATCACCTTCGGCGACTACGCACCCGAGGAACTGCTGCGGATCGTCGAGCAGCAGGGCGAGGAGCACGAGTACCGCCTCGCCGAGGGGACCGGCGAGGCGCTGCTGAAGTACTTCACGGCGCTGCCCAAGGGACCGTCGTTCGGCAACGGCCGAACCGCACGGCAGACCTTCGAGGCGATGGTCGAGCGGCATGCGGGGCGGGTTGCGGAGCTGGCCGCCCCGAGCACCGACGACCTCTCCCTGCTCTACCCGGACGATCTGCCCGAACTCCCCTGA
- a CDS encoding ROK family protein → MTQTRTTRLERGRGALGPALELVHTGRAPTRAVLTSELGVTRATAGAVAAELEALGLITVDSRPTASAGSQGRPSHRLFVAENGPVVLAAQIHADGFRVALVGLGGRIVATSTGCGTIPADPAHVLADVVAAGSDLLRETGRRCLGAGLAVPSAVAEPDGEALAPLHLAWPSGAPVRALFLRALADAGIPGVTAAVGFTGNDVNLMALAEHRHGVGRGARDLLCVASGHRGVGGALVLDGRLHSGSSGLALEVGHLTVNPEGAPCHCGSRGCLDVEADPLAFLGAAGREPGPEVSLLQQAADLLRDEYADPGVRSAADLLIDRLGLGLAGLVNILNPDLIVLGGLHRALLEADPERLRAVVADRSLWGRSGGVPILPCTLDHNSLVGAAELAWQPVLDDPLVVLER, encoded by the coding sequence GTGACCCAGACTCGGACAACCAGGCTGGAGCGGGGCCGTGGCGCCCTCGGACCCGCACTGGAGCTCGTACACACCGGACGCGCGCCCACCCGCGCCGTCCTGACCTCCGAACTCGGCGTGACCCGCGCGACCGCGGGGGCGGTGGCCGCCGAGCTCGAAGCGCTCGGCCTGATCACCGTCGACTCCCGGCCGACCGCCTCGGCCGGCTCCCAGGGGCGCCCCTCCCACCGGCTGTTCGTCGCCGAGAACGGACCGGTCGTGCTCGCCGCGCAGATCCACGCCGACGGCTTCCGGGTCGCGCTGGTGGGCCTGGGGGGCCGCATCGTGGCGACCTCGACCGGCTGCGGCACCATCCCCGCCGACCCGGCGCATGTCCTCGCCGATGTGGTCGCGGCCGGCTCGGACCTGCTGCGCGAGACCGGGAGGCGCTGCCTCGGCGCCGGTCTCGCGGTGCCCTCCGCGGTCGCCGAACCGGACGGTGAGGCCCTTGCGCCGCTTCACCTCGCCTGGCCTTCCGGCGCCCCCGTGCGGGCGCTCTTCCTGCGCGCGCTGGCCGACGCCGGCATCCCGGGAGTCACCGCGGCGGTCGGCTTCACCGGCAACGACGTCAACCTCATGGCGCTCGCCGAACACAGGCACGGCGTCGGCCGGGGCGCCCGCGATCTGCTCTGTGTGGCGTCCGGCCACCGGGGTGTCGGCGGGGCGCTGGTGCTCGACGGCCGTCTGCACAGCGGCAGTTCGGGACTGGCGCTGGAGGTCGGGCATCTGACGGTCAACCCCGAGGGGGCGCCCTGCCACTGCGGCAGCCGCGGCTGCCTGGACGTCGAGGCGGACCCGCTCGCCTTCCTCGGCGCGGCGGGCCGCGAACCGGGCCCCGAGGTCTCCCTGCTCCAGCAGGCCGCCGACCTGCTGCGGGACGAGTACGCCGATCCGGGCGTCCGCTCCGCCGCCGATCTCCTCATCGACCGCCTCGGGCTCGGCCTGGCCGGCCTCGTCAACATCCTCAACCCCGACCTCATCGTCCTCGGCGGACTGCACCGCGCCCTGCTGGAGGCCGATCCGGAGCGGCTGCGCGCGGTGGTCGCCGACCGCAGCCTGTGGGGCCGCAGCGGCGGGGTGCCGATCCTGCCCTGCACCCTCGACCACAACAGCCTGGTCGGCGCGGCGGAGTTGGCCTGGCAGCCGGTTCTGGACGATCCGTTGGTCGTCCTCGAGCGGTAA
- a CDS encoding ATP-binding protein, translating to MIRQPSRHCTVELQAVPARIGHVRRIVSAQLRYWHLDALIDPAALGVTELLANVHRHARPSKQCTVELRVLLDQLTVSVHDEDPRLPRIRVAESWETCGRGLALIAALSESWGTRPDGGGKVVWFTLPALTAAPEAALTVRGCPEPLPLEGTGTAAGAATGPRPRVRGTKVG from the coding sequence GTGATCAGGCAGCCCAGCAGGCACTGCACGGTGGAGCTCCAAGCCGTTCCGGCTCGCATCGGACATGTGCGCAGAATCGTCTCCGCGCAGCTGCGGTACTGGCATCTCGACGCCTTGATAGACCCGGCGGCGCTCGGGGTGACCGAACTCCTCGCCAATGTCCACCGGCACGCCCGCCCCAGCAAACAGTGCACCGTGGAACTGCGCGTTCTTCTTGATCAGTTGACGGTCTCGGTGCATGACGAGGATCCCCGGCTGCCGCGGATCCGGGTCGCGGAGAGCTGGGAGACCTGTGGTCGCGGCCTGGCGCTGATCGCGGCGCTCAGCGAGAGCTGGGGAACGCGTCCGGACGGCGGCGGGAAAGTCGTGTGGTTCACTCTTCCGGCCCTGACCGCCGCCCCCGAAGCGGCCCTTACGGTCCGCGGCTGTCCGGAACCCCTGCCGCTGGAGGGCACCGGCACGGCGGCCGGTGCGGCGACGGGTCCGCGCCCGCGGGTACGGGGCACGAAGGTCGGCTGA
- a CDS encoding DUF4865 family protein → MHAMQYAITLPADYDMQIIRHRVKSRGHLLDDFAGLGLKAYGVRERGVDGSPVNQYAPFYLWADPEAMNRFLLGDGFRGVVRDFGRPVVQHWQALYHRPGPAAGAPPRTYTRRTETLTEDADTAAVITRAVAGHEELATTDGVHTTALALDPRHWELVHFTLWAQASHASPGAVGDRYEVLHLSAPGTGRLGTGRQW, encoded by the coding sequence ATGCACGCCATGCAGTATGCGATCACCCTGCCCGCCGACTACGACATGCAGATCATCCGGCACCGGGTGAAGTCCAGGGGCCACCTTCTGGACGACTTCGCCGGACTCGGCCTCAAGGCGTACGGAGTACGGGAGCGCGGGGTCGACGGCTCACCGGTCAATCAGTACGCGCCGTTCTACCTCTGGGCCGATCCGGAGGCCATGAACCGCTTCCTCCTCGGGGACGGATTCCGCGGGGTGGTCCGCGACTTCGGACGGCCGGTCGTCCAGCACTGGCAGGCCCTCTACCACCGCCCCGGCCCGGCCGCCGGCGCCCCGCCCCGCACCTACACCCGGCGGACGGAGACGCTCACCGAGGACGCCGACACCGCCGCCGTCATCACCCGCGCGGTGGCCGGACACGAGGAGCTGGCCACGACGGACGGGGTGCACACCACCGCGCTGGCCCTGGACCCACGGCACTGGGAGCTGGTCCACTTCACCCTCTGGGCGCAGGCCTCCCACGCCTCCCCCGGGGCCGTCGGGGACCGTTACGAGGTGCTGCATCTGTCCGCCCCGGGCACCGGCCGGCTCGGCACGGGACGGCAGTGGTGA
- a CDS encoding SRPBCC family protein — protein MARRLRPVELDFTASAPLRLVFTAEVTAPPEAVYAALADDVAGWSRWFTGVARSAPTHGGKGREVWLTGGTRFTESVLAAEPDAHYAYRVDTTNAPGLRALLEDWRLTPADGGTRLRWMFAADGPAPFRFLLTLARPGLGRAFRESARALDRSLAGT, from the coding sequence ATGGCACGCCGACTCCGCCCCGTCGAGCTGGACTTCACCGCATCCGCCCCGCTGCGGCTGGTGTTCACCGCGGAGGTCACCGCGCCGCCGGAGGCGGTGTATGCGGCACTGGCGGACGATGTGGCGGGCTGGTCGCGCTGGTTCACGGGCGTGGCACGGTCGGCACCGACGCACGGCGGCAAGGGCCGGGAGGTGTGGCTGACCGGCGGCACCCGCTTCACGGAGTCGGTCCTGGCGGCCGAGCCCGACGCGCATTACGCCTACCGGGTCGACACCACCAACGCCCCTGGCCTGCGGGCCCTGTTGGAGGACTGGCGGCTGACGCCCGCGGACGGCGGCACCCGGCTGCGGTGGATGTTCGCGGCGGACGGCCCGGCGCCGTTCCGCTTTCTGCTGACGCTGGCCAGGCCCGGCCTGGGTCGCGCCTTCAGGGAGTCGGCACGGGCCCTGGACCGCAGCCTCGCCGGAACCTGA